The Dioscorea cayenensis subsp. rotundata cultivar TDr96_F1 chromosome 7, TDr96_F1_v2_PseudoChromosome.rev07_lg8_w22 25.fasta, whole genome shotgun sequence genome includes a region encoding these proteins:
- the LOC120265334 gene encoding LOW QUALITY PROTEIN: SAGA-associated factor 11 (The sequence of the model RefSeq protein was modified relative to this genomic sequence to represent the inferred CDS: deleted 1 base in 1 codon), with protein MSDGKDGSSSSHSQLSIRCFHELLDSIIADVASECHRVARLGLDRGLDEEEEELRLSEEARASAADPSSSGEVGCKYVVDIFGQTHPAVADEIFECMNCGRPIMAGRFAPHLEKCMGKGRKARQRTTRSSAITRSRNSRGSPVSVYAPYSNSTNSARVPNGTTGGAGEEFSDCAFEAP; from the exons ATGTCAGATGGCAAAGATGGCAgttcttcctctcattctcag TTGAGTATTCGTTGTTTTCACGAA TTGCTTGATTCTATCATCGCGGATGTGGCTTCGGAGTGTCACCGGGTTGCTCGGCTTGGACTTGACCGGGGGttggatgaggaggaggaggagttgaGGCTATCGGAGGAGGCCCGGGCGAGCGCCGCCGATCCGAGCAGCAGCGGTGAAGTGGGTTGCAAGTATGTTGTTGATATATTCGGGCAGACGCATCCTGCTGTTGCGGATGAGATCTTTGAGTGCATGAATTGCGGAAGGCCGATCATGGCTGGTCGATTTGCTCCTCACTTGGAGAAGTGCATGGGAAAG GGCCGGAAAGCTCGCCAAAGGACTACTAGAAGTAGTGCCATTACAAGAAGCCGGAATTCTCGTGGGAGTCCTGTCTCTGTATATGCTCCCTATTCCAATTCTACCAATTCAGCCAGAGTTCCAAATGGCACAACTGGTGGTGCTGGCGAGGAGTTTTCTGATTGTGCATTTGAAGCACCATGA
- the LOC120264972 gene encoding zinc transporter 6, chloroplastic, producing the protein MASSACALADPSRAHFCRDSAAASHLKLVSIGIILVTSAFGISAPVALARVFHGRPAYELALLLIKCFAAGVILSTSLVHVLPDAFAALADCQLASRHPWRDFPFSGFVSLIGALFALLVDFAATSHATEPSAKPGYTPIGSEEAGKAAAIVVEMGCHGVAAVRDEEERLEKLKQRMVSQVLEIGIVFHSVIIGVTMGMSQNRCTIRPLVAALAFHQIFEGMGLGGCIAQAGFSLATVGYMCIMFSVTTPLGIVLGMIIFYLTGYDDSSPNALILEGLLGSLSAGVLVYMALVDLIAVDFFHNKTMSSSPRLKKASYIALVLGSAAMSVLALWA; encoded by the exons ATGGCGTCCTCGGCGTGCGCCCTCGCCGACCCCTCGCGCGCCCACTTCTGCCGCGACAGCGCCGCCGCCTCCCACCTCAAGCTCGTCTCCATCGGCATCATCCTCGTCACCAGCGCGTTCGGCATCTCTGCCCCCGTCGCTCTTGCTCGTGTCTTCCATGGCCGTCCTGCTTACGAGCTTGCGCTGCTCCTCATTAAGTGCTTCGCTGCCGGAGTTATCCTTTCTACCTCTTTGGTCCATGTACTCCCTGATGCCTTCGCTGCCCTTGCTGATTGTCAGCTCGCTAGCCGCCATCCGTGGCGGGATTTCCCCTTCTCCGGCTTTGTTTCCCTCATCGGTGCCTTGTTTGCTCTTCTTGTTGACTTCGCTGCCACTTCCCACGCTACTGAGCCTTCTGCCAAGCCTGGGTACACGCCGATCGGGTCGGAAGAGGCGGGTAAGGCAGCGGCGATTGTGGTCGAGATGGGGTGTCATGGAGTGGCAGCCGTGAGGGATGAGGAGGAGAGATTAGAGAAATTGAAGCAGAGGATGGTGTCCCAGGTGCTGGAGATTGGGATTGTTTTCCATTCGGTGATTATTGGGGTCACGATGGGGATGTCACAGAATCGGTGTACGATTCGGCCGCTTGTTGCGGCGCTGGCGTTTCATCAGATATTCGAGGGTATGGGTCTCGGGGGATGCATCGCCCAG GCTGGTTTTAGCTTGGCAACAGTGGGCTACATGTGTATCATGTTCTCGGTGACCACACCTTTGGGGATAGTCCTAGGGATGATAATCTTCTATTTGACTGGCTATGATGACAGCAGTCCGAATGCCCTAATATTGGAAGGGCTTCTGGGTTCTCTCTCTGCTGGAGTTCTTGTATATATGGCCTTGGTGGATCTCATTGCCGTAGATTTCTTTCACAATAAAACAATGTCTTCAAGTCCCCGACTAAAGAAAGCTTCTTATATTGCGTTGGTGTTGGGTTCTGCCGCCATGTCTGTACTTGCACTTTGGGCTTAG
- the LOC120264448 gene encoding receptor like protein 27-like, giving the protein MEYLGLSNNRINGTLPNWIWSIGSFSWSMDLSFNLFIDIDRPFLKHSSNVDSLDLSSNRFSGTIPSWIWSMMNPSFSYSNLSCNLFTSVEGSFSNSSTGQVYIDLHSNLLQGPIPLPPPNSLFVDYSNNLFTSSIPFNISYYLKKTIFFSLSNNSLTGEVPSSICSATELYIFDISHNNLSGSIPACLFESLIDLRVLNARENSFQGSMPQKVSSRCAIQTINLHGNKLEGVIPSLWANCAELEVLDLGRNKLADSFPHWLMNLPALKVLVLKKNKFFGHLTGICEGNHSFMMLQIFDISSNHFTGSLPSECFKSMKAMMLHQGQMEIIGYWNISLGLPYYQDTIFVDLKGFEMKLVKIFTTFTTIDLSDNRFVGNIPQVFGDLKSLHSLNMSLNGFTGEIPWVLGDMSDLEALDLSRNQLSGVIPSSLTSLTFLAFLNLSNNNLVGRVPQSYQFSTFSNSSFEGNAGLCGSPLSEDCINSTNVEPSSDSKNVPTEFDMDEIWFWMFTGLGYGVGFAAAIIYQLFFPKWKMWFKRRFMNR; this is encoded by the coding sequence ATGGAGTACCTAGGCCTTTCAAACAACAGAATTAATGGTACTCTACCCAACTGGATATGGAGCATTGGGAGTTTCAGCTGGTCAATGGATTTATCTTTCAACTTATTCATTGACATTGATAGGCCTTTCTTGAAGCATTCAAGTAATGTTGACAGTCTAGACCTTTCAAGCAACAGATTTAGTGGTACCATACCGAGTTGGATATGGAGCATGATGAATCCTAGTTTTTCTTACTCAAATTTATCATGCAACTTGTTCACAAGTGTTGAGGGGTCTTTCTCCAATTCTTCCACTGGCCAGGTTTATATCGATCTCCACTCTAACTTGCTTCAAGGACCAATACCTCTTCCTCCACCAAATAGCTTGTTTGTGGACTACTCAAACAACCTCTTCACTTCTTCCATCCCATTTAACATATCATACTAccttaaaaaaactatattcttTTCATTATCAAATAATAGTCTCACAGGAGAAGTCCCCTCATCAATTTGTAGTGCAACAGAACTCTATATTTTTGAtatctctcacaacaatttgagTGGTTCAATACCAGCTTGCCTATTTGAAAGTCTCATAGACTTGAGAGTGTTGAATGCTCGGGAGAACAGTTTTCAAGGAAGCATGCCTCAAAAGGTCAGCTCAAGATGTGCTATACAAACAATTAACCTCCATGGAAACAAGTTAGAAGGGGTGATACCTAGCTTATGGGCCAACTGTGCTGAGCTAGAAGTCCTAGACCTTGGTAGGAATAAGTTGGCAGACTCTTTCCCACATTGGCTGATGAACCTTCCTGCATTGAAAGTCCTGGTTctcaaaaaaaacaaattctttgGACATCTGACTGGTATTTGTGAGGGTAATCACTCCTTCATGATGCTCCAAATCTTTGACATCTCATCAAACCATTTCACTGGTAGCTTGCCATCAGAGTGCTTTAAGAGCATGAAGGCAATGATGCTTCATCAGGGACAGATGGAGATAATTGGATACTGGAATATAAGTTTAGGGCTACCATATTATCAAGACAcgatttttgttgatttgaaaGGGTTTGAGATGAAACTAGTAAAGATTTTTACTACCTTCACTACCATCGATTTGTCAGATAACAGATTTGTGGGAAATATTCCTCAAGTGTTCGGAGATCTTAAGTCCCTTCATTCTTTGAACATGTCACTAAATGGTTTCACTGGTGAAATTCCATGGGTGCTCGGAGACATGAGTGATCTGGAGGCATTGGACCTCTCACGAAACCAATTATCAGGAGTGATTCCGAGTTCTCTGACCTCTCTGACCTTCTTGGCTTTCTTGAATTTGTCAAACAACAATTTGGTAGGCAGAGTACCACAGAGCTACCAGTTCTCCACATTCTCGAATTCATCTTTTGAAGGGAATGCAGGACTGTGTGGGAGCCCATTATCAGAGGATTGTATTAATTCAACTAATGTGGAGCCGTCTTCAGATTCTAAGAATGTACCCACAGAGTTTGACATGGACGAGATTTGGTTCTGGATGTTTACAGGATTGGGTTATGGAGTTGGATTTGCAGCGGCCATTATCTATCAATTGTTCTTTCCCAAGTGGAAAATGTGGTTCAAGAGGAGGTTCATGAACAGATAA
- the LOC120264970 gene encoding GDSL esterase/lipase At2g40250-like codes for MNIQNFITIFILLLSLLYLSPSIHARPLINAKSSNISAVFAFGDSTLDSGNNDKLLTLVRADHPPYGQNFPGRVPTGRFSNGKLITDFLTSAIHLKDALPPNLAIGLSADDLSTGLSFASAGSGYDDLTAQSSVVLTMDQQLRYFSDYMRRMSIAGKDNKFLSDAVFVIGAGSNDMIMNFYTLPVRKSTYTLDQYQDFLQSKLSSFVKELYNMGGRKFTVAGLPPLGCIPFQITNHINTRPGPPGVPRSRACVDEQNDDAMKYNTKLQTTLNDLRKSLPDSKIVYVDIYNPMMDMINNPTKYGFTETTLGCCGTGTMEMGPLCSIPLPTCPDPSKFMFWDSVHPSEAAYKALADEFMQTVLPQLT; via the exons ATGAACATCCAAAacttcatcaccatcttcattcTTCTCCTTTCTCTCCTTTATCTCTCCCCTTCCATCCATGCAAGACCTCTCATTAATGCCAAGTCCTCCAACATCTCCGCTGTCTTCGCCTTCGGTGACTCAACCCTAGACTCCGGCAACAATGACAAGCTACTAACCCTAGTCCGAGCAGACCACCCTCCCTACGGCCAAAACTTCCCCGGCCGGGTACCAACCGGCAGGTTCTCTAATGGTAAACTCATCACTGACTTTCTCACATCTGCTATCCATTTAAAGGATGCATTGCCACCCAACTTGGCCATCGGCCTCTCTGCCGATGACTTATCGACTGGCCTGAGTTTCGCTTCGGCCGGGTCCGGTTACGATGATCTCACAGCACAATCATCAGTAGTTTTAACGATGGACCAACAATTACGATACTTCAGTGATTATATGCGAAGAATGAGTATTGCAGGGAAAGATAATAAGTTTCTAAGCGATGCAGTGTTTGTCATTGGAGCCGGCTCTAATGACATGATCATGAACTTCTATACTCTTCCAGTGAGGAAATCTACTTACACCTTGGATCAATACCAGGATTTCTTACAATCTAAACTCTCTTCTTTTGTTAAG GAATTGTATAACATGGGTGGCAGAAAATTCACAGTAGCTGGCCTTCCTCCACTTGGATGCATTCCATTTCAAATCACAAATCATATTAATACAAGGCCAGGACCCCCAGGAGTACCCCGAAGCCGAGCTTGTGTCGATGAGCAGAATGACGATGCCATGAAATATAATACTAAACTGCAAACAACACTAAATGATCTGCGAAAATCGCTTCCGGACTCGAAAATCGTCTATGTGGACATATACAATCCTATGATGGATATGATCAATAACCCTACAAAATATG GGTTTACTGAGACAACACTTGGTTGCTGTGGAACTGGAACTATGGAGATGGGACCTCTATGCAGCATACCTCTTCCAACTTGCCCTGATCCTTCAAAGTTCATGTTCTGGGACTCGGTACATCCATCGGAGGCGGCATACAAAGCTCTTGCCGATGAATTCATGCAGACTGTGCTCCCCCAACTCACTTAG
- the LOC120265331 gene encoding SH3 domain-containing protein C23A1.17-like, whose amino-acid sequence MKMSSISESNILLSLSMMKPFLRSRRSRHCCEFADVELDKENDTSMKKKKKKEHGMKRKKNMVPLRPSELIMVLVLVVVVVGLLLLRFPLRLLLPPLPSPTPGCHSRYFPLRLAAQLPLPSGGRSRHSRRIPFPAPSCRFPLPLPVAALPLPFPAPGLRFPLPLPVAAQLFPLPGSRPRSLPSPTPGGRSSRLPCRLPVTRSPAFLSPTPPPRSLPSLPLPVAHSHSRAASLPRSRPLHQSIVQETQLVASILVYKEIMLGD is encoded by the exons ATGAAGATGTCGAGTATATCAGAGTCGAATATTTTGCTTTCATTGAGCATGATGAAACCTTTTTTGAGGTCGAGAAGGTCCAGGCATTGTTGTGAATTTGCTGACGTGGAGCTTGATAAGGAGAATGATACCagtatgaagaaaaagaagaagaaggagcaTGGaatgaagaggaagaagaatatGGTGCCACTCCGGCCATCTGAACTTATCatggtgctggtgctggtggtggtggtggtc ggtttgcttcttctccGCTTCCCGCTCCGGCTGTTGCTCCCGCCGCTTCCCTCTCCCACTCCCGGTTGCCACTCCCGTTACTTCCCTCTCCGGCTCGCCGCTCAGCTTCCTCTCCCATCCGGTGGCCGCTCCCGCCACTCCCGCCGCATTCCCTTTCCAGCTCCCAGTTGCCGCTTCCCTCTCCCACTCCCGGTGGCCGCTCTGCCTTTGCCTTTCCCGGCTCCCGGGCTGCGCTTCCCTCTCCCACTCCCGGTGGCCGCTCAGCTTTTCCCTCTCCCAGGCTCCCGTCCTCGGTCGCTTCCCTCTCCCACTCCCGGTGGCCGCTCCAGTCGGCTTCCCTGTAGGCTCCCGGTCACTCGGTCGCCCGCTTTCCTCTCTCCCACTCCGCCGCCCCGGTCGCTGCCCTCTCTCCCACTCCCGGTCGCTCACTCCCACTCCCGGGCCGCTTCACTCCCCCGCTCCCGCCCGCTACATCAAAG TATTGTGCAGGAAACACAATTAGTTGCaagtattttggtttataaagagatcatGTTGGGTGATTAA
- the LOC120265332 gene encoding receptor-like protein 7 — protein sequence MGGNIMPSLFNLTSLQTLNLAFNMFNQLSAVLRSDLEKLANLTHLNLSNSGLLEGQVPISISRLTKLVSLDLSQDFHPHTLKLEKPDLGILIRNLSNLKQLYLDGVNISSSGTKWCQTISDSAPGLQTLSLRVNTVVNLESQ from the exons ATGGGAGGCAACATCATGCCCTCCCTTTTCAACCTCACCTCCCTCCAAACACTCAATCTTGCATTCAATATGTTCAACCAGCTGAGTGCTGTCCTGCGTTCAGATTTGGAAAAACTGGCTAATCTCACACATCTCAACCTTTCTAATTCCGGACTGCTGGAAGGCCAAGTCCCCATCAGCATCTCTCGCCTCACAAAACTAGTATCTTTGGACCTCTCACAGGACTTCCACCCACATACTTTGAAGTTGGAGAAGCCGGATCTTGGTATTCTTATCAGAAACCTCTCTAATCTCAAGCAGCTCTACTTGGATGGAGTCAATATCTCTTCTAGCGGAACGAAGTGGTGTCAAACCATCTCTGACTCTGCTCCTGGGCTTCAAACTCTCAGCTTAAG AGTCAATACCGTCGTCAATCTGGAATCTCAGTGA
- the LOC120265912 gene encoding putative Myb family transcription factor At1g14600 yields MASNFSENSLMTLYDDDEEEEEGSIKNGGSSSNSTSENIEGRPVRAYSRSKTPRLRWTPELHLSFVRAVERLGGPERATPKTVLQAMNTKEISISHVKSHLQMYRSKKIEDKALGAIGGQEEHIQNFNQVYMPQAMNQNPITSARFGSHPWNNYGQWRMNWYFNGAMGTTMDARSMMLNQNYNMNNPIEAQHRDHRQFQLMQNECSERQEATQKDPMWKDDETEAGIDLNLSLRVAVRPEKKQRKCEAEGVNSSLSLSLFSPSKSSKA; encoded by the exons ATGGCTAGTAATTTTTCGGAGAATTCTTTGATGACTctctatgatgatgatgaagaagaagaagaagggagcATTAAAAATGGTGGTAGCTCAAGCAATAGCACTTCGGAGAACATAGAAGGGAGACCGGTGAGAGCATACAGCCGGTCGAAAACTCCAAGGCTCCGGTGGACCCCTGAACTTCATCTTTCCTTCGTTCGTGCCGTCGAGAGGCTCGGTGGCCCTGAGA GAGCTACACCGAAGACAGTTCTTCAGGCCATGAATACTAAAGAGATTAGCATATCTCATGTCAAGAGTCATCTCCAG ATGTACAGGAGCAAGAAGATTGAAGATAAAGCTCTAGGTG CTATTGGAGGCCAAGAGGAACACATTCAGAACTTCAACCAAGTTTATATGCCTCAAGCTATGAATCAAAATCCGATTACAAGTGCTCG ATTTGGAAGCCATCCCTGGAACAATTATGGACAATGGAGGATGAATTGGTACTTTAATGGAGCTATGGGGACTACCATGGATGCAAGATCAATGATGCTCAATCAGAACTACAACATGAACAATCCTATTGAAGCACAACACAGAGATCACAGGCAGTTCCAATTGATGCAAAATGAATGCTCAGAAAGGCAAGAGGCTACTCAGAAAGATCCGATGTGGAAAGACGATGAAACCGAGGCTGGGATCGATTTAAATCTCTCACTCAGAGTTGCAGTTAGGCCAgagaaaaagcaaagaaaatgtGAGGCTGAGGGAGTAAATAGCAGCTTATCACTTTCCTTGTTTTCTCCTTCCAAATCCTCAAAAGCTTAG